A stretch of DNA from Poecilia reticulata strain Guanapo linkage group LG18, Guppy_female_1.0+MT, whole genome shotgun sequence:
GCCGCCTCCTGTCCCAGGAAGAAGCAGGTATCCAGGTACCCAAACATGCCCGGCTCTCGCTCCAGCCCTCCAAGCAGCAACAAGGAATATGTCTgagagcgccccctgctggctgggACTGCTGtgttacaaagaaaaaaacaattgttgcAGCGTCAACGGAGCAGAACCGAAGATGTGAAACAGTGACACTCCTTGTTGGGCTTTAATGAGCGTTTAATTGTCACACACTGCTCTGAATTGTTTCGTCAGAGATGTTTCATACTCCGTCCTCACATTCCAcagttgtttggttttctcAGACACATTATAATTGGATCCCCCTATTAAACCCACAAGGCTTTGGGTTGCAGCCTAATATTATGGACTAAAGCCAACATTTGCAGCCGTATGTCAGCGCTAGCAGTAATTAGCACATGTCTTGTAATTGAAAGTAATCAGTTCCTCCATGGTGTGCAGGTTGCAGCTCAGTCCAtgtgatgttttattatatCAGTGTACTAAAATAGACGTTAAAGTGAGCATGGTGTGACTTCTCACACTTGCCTCATTGTACACCAAACGACACCCATTACTCTTCAAAGCAGCCGGCTAGAAACTCTGCTCAGATAgacacaaaatatgttttttacccTGATTATACTcctatttattttgtagatttaaGGGGTCTGTAGCGTCATGATATGTAGATTTTACACTGTTATACTCTGAGCTGTAACTACAGAATAACGGGAACATAGGAAATGTAtgaaaaacagtatttttaacatgtcaatatatagataaataaaatcactgcaGATATTAAGTGTGGTATGTTTGCAAATTGTTACCTAGTGTTGTCAAATcctttttacagatttgtttgggttttttctcAGACCtacattaaatcaaacaaatgttgacTTAAGACAATGATAAGTACATTTTTGGAGATTTGGAAAACCTTTGAGTGAAATGGCAAGAAATACTGCAAATGTTGTTGCTAAAGACACCTAGCCtagcaaatattttcaatacTTAAATTTACAACAGCGTATTTTACAGTCggtgtagatagaaaaaaaaaagcaaacttctgcaaaaaaattgtttgagattaatctaaaaaacaagtaaaaaaaattttatttctgagattacaaagtcaaattttcaagagattttccaaattaaaaattttttagaaaaaaaaaaaaaaaaacatggaaatttctgagcttgaaaagtcaaaagtttaccAGAAAAAAGCTCAATATCTTGAGACTtgtcagaaaatttctgattgaaaagccaaatatttattagaaaaaaaacttagattaatcagaaatatttttgaaaaaaatacctAATTAAAACCCAAATGAAGATTTCAACTAACGCCTAGGAAACatgaaaatctaatttcttaAGGGCTGTAAGTGCATTAAAAGCAGGATATGAAGTGAAGCTTGAAAAagcttgaaaagtaaaacatttgcatgaaaaaatgttggaaatttcagtttcaacatttacttttattttttttacttttataactTGCATGTTATgttgcaaaagtaaaagtaaaaaatgtttacctCAAATTTCTAAtctcaaatcatttttttcttgcaaatgttttacttctcaagctcagaaattttctaataGGTCTCAAATTTGCTTGAAGctttttcttataaaaacaagtacatttcagtttgaaaagttgataCAGAAAACCCAGAAACTAGTTGTAAGGttatcataaataataaaaataatccaaatctTGTGGattacatttgtaataaaataatccaaGGTCATTTTAAAGCCAGTTAtgcaaactttaattaaaaacaaaaacagatttgattagaatttatacttttatttatttccagagaTGGATCATGAAAAGTTGATCGCTTTCATGCAAAAGGCAAACAACCCCAGCCTCAGAGTCAAAGACTGAGCtgagaaatgtgtgaaaaacatCCTCCACCAGTGAACTATGACCTCAACCGTGAGCCTTTAAAAGGCCCATTACGTCTTAATTCCACTGCAATCTTCacaaaatccccaaaacatCAGTTAGATTGTCTCAGCAGCGACAGCCAATTAGAGCTGCCCGTTTTTATGATCTCATACTGCAATCACGTCTGACTTGGACAGACGGCGTGACGAAAACGAATCATAAACATCAAGGCATGCGGATCAGAACATATTTAGATATAAATCTGGTTTAtaatcataaaagaaaaaaaaaagtgcatcaaaatGTTGCCGtttgcaaaaaaagaacaaaaaaaccaacaaaaaaactgtgttCAATGTAGCCCTTTAATCACAGACCTCATGCATAGGTTTCTGCGACGTGTCACAGCACATGACAGGCATTCCCACAAAGTGCACGTCTTAAATCTCACTTTTAGatgacaaagtaaaaaacaacaagtagAAGCCAcaacaacaactaaaaatatAGATTTCTTCGAACAATAAATAATTTGCAGTAGTCGTTTTCTTCTGGTTTAAAAAGCCAGCACTCTTAGCTACCCCGTTCGGACCTGTGCGAGTCGTTGCACAACCAAAAGCTTCATTTTTCACCCCAACAGCCCCGTGTTCCTTCACACAACAAACCGGCAGAGAATCGGTAACCTTCGACGGACGCGTCCGGCCGATCAGCAGTAGCCCTTTTCAGAAAAGAAGGTTTGAAAGAAATCCTTCGACGGCCTACAGAGGTACAGAGATTCATTTATTCACAGTCTGAGCGAAGTTAAATAGACACTATGTACAAGCAGGGCTCCGTTCAGGCGGCGCTAAATGAGCCGGGTCGGAGCCGTCAGCAGCTCCAGAGGACACTTTGGACCAGGAGCGCTGACTGGAACGGGTTTCTGGCACTTCTGAGAGGTGAAGTTAGGAGATGGGCGACAGGGAGACGGGGCACTGGCCGTTGTTGTTCATGAGGTCGTCCAGGTCTTCATCGTCCAGATCCACTGTGGAAGAagagaaagacattttaactgaTCGATGCTACTTATGTTAGCATCAGAGACTAGCTAACTAGCTGTTAGCTAGAAGACACAATCTGGATTTGACTCGTTGTGTTGATGGTGTTGGCAAATATCTACTTCAAATTAAGCTAAGCAAACAGCTCAACTGATTGACTCTGACAAGCTGTTAGCTTCACTTTTAGCAGCTGTTAGCTTCACTCTGAACTACTGTTAACTTTAAGCAACTGTTAGCTAATCTTTGAATAGATGTTCTccatttagtttgattttgaGTAATGGTTAGCTAGGTTTCAAACAGAAAACGATGGAACATTTCCTCAAGTCAGATTCTCTGCCAACACAGACGGCATGTAGCCAATTTCAACAACTAAACTTAATGAAAATCTCCTTTTTGGGAATTCTGTTTACTAgtttacaaaacaatttaaaacaaaaaatggagaaattaaatatataacatAGCAACAAGCAAGTTCTCTGAACTGAAAGAAGGTGCAGAAGTATTTGTAAATCTTCAAAGATTATATTATACTTTTAAACTCAATATAAAATTGGTTAAACATACTTTAAAAGTGACCTTTTATGCTTCCTATAACAGGTTAGGATAAGTCTAGGGGCTACACATGATGTGtttactacatttttttcacaaaagtaatgagattttagtctctGCAGTTCTGCCTACTTTGAGCCTCGCcactttaaatgtaatttaattacatttatttgattagGACAGTGCAGGTTAATCAACATTACCACAATTTATGCCAGTGCAAATATGGAGGAATTAGCACAACTACAGCTATATTTAATCTTTTGCCCTAAAAGAactaagcacaaaaacaaatacagttaAATAACTAGCCAACAGACAGAAACACTATAAAAACAGGACACGACACCCTACACTATAAGCAGTGGAGACGTTATAAATGGGTACATAactggtttgtttctttttaaaaattgcatagTTTTCACCATTTCTGGTATATTTGGTGATCAACTCAGTGAATGTTCGCCTCCAGACGACGCCACCTTCTGGCTAAACTGTGCTGTACGCCTCCGTATGTTGCAGTCTCCTCCGGtttgtgctctgtttttttatttattttattatccaTACATCTTTAAAACCAGTTGATCAAACATCCTGGAGTTCcgcctgggttgctaggcaacgggctggACTGGGCTGGGCTGGGCTGGGCTGGGCTGGGCTTGGCAGGAAACGGTACAGTGCCAGTTAATTTTTAACAgttaaaacagctcattttccagacaccaaaaaaaaacaaaaaaacattaacttgttaCCAAAAAGGTTTTGTTAAGCACTTGGCCtggtttttagaagcagctgagactcaaatggaagtacaaaaacatacaaaacatgattttttaaaattattttttgttcttgaaCTTGACTAGTTTGGTCAGTATGACGTTTAGAAACCAAAAATATGCCAATTCCCAGtttggatttatgttttttttccttgggAAGTTTCAATGGAAAGCTGTCTCCGTCATTCAGTTCACCACATTTGCATGAGGCGAGTTCAGAAATAGAAACATCTCTGTTGCAGAGTCAGATGAAACGCAGCGATAAAAAACTGCTGGCTCCACAGCAACTCAGGACTTTTACTCTGATTCCTATGACGCATTTTCTGCTGAATGTTGGGTTTTTTATGCAGatgccttcattttttttccccaagaccAAAACACTCCAggtgacataaaaaaagaatacatctGTGGGAAAGCCCTTTTATGGCAACTGTAAAGTATGACGGAGGATTGGtaatgctgtgggcctgtttctctATCAAAAGAGAGAATATTACCTAccatatttttatgttctttttagCTACTATCTTGGTCTTTTTATAGGATTATATAGATCAGAGTCAAAGAGTCATGCTCCATTTTGAGCATCGTTTATCTATATCTATTGTAACTAGggatccaaaaagaaaaacaaaaaacaaatcaggcttacaaaaaattattataataactGAAATGGCATGAAAGATCTGGCCAACAAATAGACAGCAGGATAATGCCTGTACGCACCACTCTGTataactgaaattattttactgttgtagacagaaaaaaaagtagcaaagcTGCATTTTACAGTTATTCACtgctgaagcaaaaacaatgaGCCTGcctttaaccaaaaattcacatCTGCactttctgttaaagtttcattagttttatattgaattgtatttgtaaaaaatatatattttgcctgatttgttattttacagttattttaatttttgatctataaaatataaaaaattccACATAACTATGTagaaaaactgagcaaatttctgtcaaaatattttgacaGAAATAGACTCAATATCTCTATTGACTTTATtggctgagtttttttttcaagatttttttagaaactccccccccccacccctgaaatttctgagtttcatgtaatttttaaatattaacatatgttttgatcagttattcagtACTTGAGTtgcctttttacattttaattttaatttcttgaacatcgactttttactttaacttgagcaaaaaaaaaaaaatgttggtggTGAGTTCAATAAATGCcggaaaacaaatgaataaagcaaCAGATTGAAGTTTCTCGCACCTTTTTTGGACCGGCCGATCTGACCCAGTTTCGGAGCCCTCTGTCCGAGCCTCTGGGCGTTCGCCCCGCCGTCGTGTCCGTCTGCCTGCGGGTGTCCCGGGTTGAACTGACCCGCCGGGCCGGGCTGCCGGGGCGGCCCGCTGTGTGGGATCAGCTCGGGGATTCCTGAAGCTCCGTACATGCTGCGGTTCTCCGGTTCGGCCGCTAGGTGTCAGCACAGACCCAAGCGTATCGCTGTCGCGTCGAGGAGAAGACTCTCACCACTTCCGCAATGGTTCTCAACACCGAAACGTGTAGAGGCtaaaagaatacaaataaaacgCACCAAAATGTTGGTAATAACAGTTGGAAAAGTCCCAACACCCTGTTGATAAACGTAGAATCGACCGTTGGGTTTAAATCCGGGACGGTTGAGCGGCGCGTGTGTCATTAAAACAGACAGTTACTCgatgtttaaaacagaaacaaccgTAATTATTACTACTAACAGGTGTAAAATTATTTCCTCTGCGTCACACTGACGgctaacataaaaacaacatacttcCACATCGATCCGTGGGTCGAAATACTTAATTTCcgttcgatttttttttttttttttataaacaactcTTCCCAGATCCGTTacaaatgaagacaaacagcagctgtagCTCACCCTGGGTTTCCAAACGCCGCGGTAAAGAGCTGAATCGGTGAAAATGTGCCAGCTGAGAGCCGTggctgtgttgttgttgttgttgttgttcggAGCTCTTTCTCTCAGccttttctctgcctctctACCGTACTTGGCACCCCACCAAGGAGGAAGAAAATGCGTCGATTTAAAGGGGCCTCccgtctctttctctttctgccgTGGGGATTTCCTCCCGTGGAGTCGTGAATCACGTCACAGCGCGGTCGACGCGATGAGGACAGTTGTGATTACAGACTAGTTTACCCGGTGGGAGGGAGATGTTGCGTCGCTACGCCTCCTTATGATGACAGTGTGAGTCAGAGGCCCGCCAATGACAGACTCTGCTGTCAACCACACAACAGGTTGGTGAACTTTACGCAACACCACAGGCTCATTTACAGAGATGCAAATGAAGCTGACTGGTCATGGAAAACTTCCCGTGTAATTTCTTTGTTGTCACCTCGTCAATGGTCTGTTAGTCTTTCTGGGGATCTTTCAAAACAGTTTCCTCATTTTTCAGACGTAAACACTTGATTACAGAGGTTAGACATGAACCCAGAAGCAGAATTTTCTTGCGATGTCATTAAAGCTgctgtatgtaacttttaaagatatatatttttacgtgtttttttaatctgtcaccatgttgtgacagtttattATGAAACAAATAATCTATGAAAATGCCAAACCAGCCGTTTCTGTTGTACATCCATTGATTCTTCCGCATTTAgaacagttaaaaataaataattaaaagaccAACATTTATCTGACGTTTATCCGATAACGGATGGATGCAAATGTGTTTGTCAGCAGAAGCAGGAGTTGGTTGGTTTTGCCGTTTCTGCCTCTAAACGAGTCCACGGATCACAAACTTAAAGTCGGTCCACTGAGTGGGATGATGCTGTCAATAAGCTGCAGATGGAGCTGAGAAAGGTCATCTGAGGTCACTGAGCctgagaaaagaaacaatatgGATGCAATGCTAGTGAGCGAACAGTAACAGAGTGGTGGAGAGGTTTTACGTGAACAGTGGTGGTGATTTACCATGAAAGTTACAGGAGTCTTTATGTAGACGAATACTTTGTGCTGTACCTAAAATGTTCCATTGcaagatcattttaatttgtctgttaTCTGGTAGCGCCACCCAACAGAGCCTCACAGAAAACTGGAATAAAACGGTTTgtaaaaaacagcagaaaaacacaacatcatCAACATCCGTTCAAAATAATACAGTTTAgctgtcaaactcattttagtTTTGGGccaaatgttcttaaagggatgggctgcacagtggcgcagttggtagagttaattggcctctccaaattgcccctaggtgtgtgtgtgtgtgtgtacatggttgtgtgtctctgtgttgccctgcgacagactggcaacctgtccagggtgaccccgcctcctGCCTGGaccattagctggagaggcaccagcaacccctcatgaccccactaagggacaagtgtgttagaaaatggatggatggatggatggatggatggatggatggatggatggatggatgtatggatgtatggatgtatgtatgtatgtatgtatgtatgtatgtatgtatgtatgtatgtatgttcttaaagggccggttgtgccagaatgtattgataaactCGCTCAGAAcctttaaaatatcaaataattattaaaataaagtaatattgAACCTCTTTTCAGTCTCCCCAGGATCTCATTATTGGTTTGTGATGGTTTGCAATAAAATTCAAAGTGCTTGTGGtgctaatttggaaatattagGGCTTGTTAATGACAGTAGATGCGACTTTTTGTAGATGTGCTGCATAGATTCTGGAATATAGGATGACATTAATTATGGCTGatgcagctgtttagtacaagtaaggaagtttttgacaaaaatctgcaataaactcccaattacgTATTAGTGAAAACAGTACGGGGATTTAtggattttgtgtgaatttccataATAATTCCCAAGAAACTGGGGGgactgattgatgtaatttggaagtaaattgattgataacataatatttaagctcacttagtgtttagtctagaatctatgggccacataaaaagctacggtgggccggatttggcccacgcacctcgagtttgacacacgtgATGTAGAGGAATGGACGTATttagataaaaactgaaaatagaaaCCTGatcatgtgtttgtgttttaaaagcaaactaTTTTAGGGTTTGATCACCGTGTCGGTGCAGCTTCTCACCTGTTGTTTCTGCGTCCTGTGAGGTGAAATTCCTGTTTTTGCTCAGTAAAGTGACGGGTTGTTCCCGCGATAATGTCATGTTATTAGCAGACGCGTTTGCTGCCTTTCATCCTGTTTACTGATGGAAGTTCATCAGAGCTAAGTCATGTTTGTGCAGGAGTTTGTGCTATCTGCAGGTTCATCGCATTCAACAAACAAACCGAAGCGATAAAGCCGTTTCCCAAAATAAAGGTTGATCAGACAGACGTGTCATGACCTATCCAGGACTCTGCAGCCAAACGGACCAGGAAGCTCTGCTGCTATAAAAGTGAGGATTTCCAGATTTATTGAAACCGTTTGGAGCGACGATGGCTAAGATCGTAGCATCCACTCTGCTGCTCGTTGCTCTGATCGGTTGCTTTTCAGACAAAACGGGTACGTCCgaaagagaaaaactaattttctaCTATAACGCactaaaaacattatttaaaacgTTTTACTTTGACTACttattgaatttttcttttacagcttATTGTGATGAATTTCACTCTGCTGGATTTACAACCAGTGAAATCCGAAGATGCAGATGCTCAAGTGAGtaaacattgtttgttttttcagaagaaatttttatttttagatgtttgtaGATTTCAGAGCCGGtgtttatataaatgttttccatttcagcGATTTCCCCCGGCAGAATAAAGTGTCCCTACCCACTGATACCCACAGATTATAAAGAAAAGCAGGTTAAACTTTATGGAGGAAATCACAATGGTGAGtaaaattcatcaaaattaattattaattacttTGATAGCGTTGTTCCTGACACAAGAAATAcctgaaagctgtttttttttatttaaattaatggtttaaatactttttttatttgaaattttatctggatttctacatttttggCATCAGATCTGATACATTTACTGTTTCCCAAccaaaatgaaggaagaaatcaatttaaacacctgaaatgttttcttctacATAACTGATACTGATGTTTGTTGAGTAAAGTTGCCCTGTTGTtcaagaggtcagaggtcgcagGAACACTCTTttgaaaatgatacattttgagAAGGAGTTCAACAAAATCActgttcctttttatttctctcaggtttcctcaaaattaaaaaatgtggcAAACCACAAACATTCGAACATGTCcaggaggagaagaagacgCTGAAGCATTGCCTCTGCTGCAGGATACAGGGAAACCCGAGACGCAGTGAGTCCAGCTGCCTGAGGACGTTTTTTTTACCCggatttatctaaaaatgtacAGAGAAAAGTGATTTGCTAATCGTTTTGTTCTTCTGCAGGATCCAACGCCATGAAAGCGTTCTGCAGCTTCTCGTGTTTTCCTTCAACGCCGTTATAAGCGAAGGAGAACGGCGTGGGAATCATGGCCTAGTCcaagttttaatgtttctgattcCTGTCTCTGGTTTTAGATGTTGCCTTTGTTCTGTTTGTATATTTTCCATTTCGTTGTAACtatttcttttgtatttcagTACAACGTTTGCGTCTCAGCAGTAATAAGAATGAGGGCAGCAGCCTGAGTGAAACCATACAGATGTGAATAGATCAGAAAATTTAAAGTCGGCTGAAGTTGCAAGATAAATGGTGAGAAATGTGTTAAGCTGTGGTTTATAATAAGatgttacttttttgttttaaaaatcaactttatgaaaaaaaaactataaacttTTTAGCTAACAACCAAACAGTTCTTCAGTTCAGTCTTTTCTTGACCACAGAG
This window harbors:
- the LOC103480589 gene encoding calcium/calmodulin-dependent protein kinase II inhibitor 1-like — its product is MYGASGIPELIPHSGPPRQPGPAGQFNPGHPQADGHDGGANAQRLGQRAPKLGQIGRSKKVDLDDEDLDDLMNNNGQCPVSLSPIS